A window of the Oscillospiraceae bacterium genome harbors these coding sequences:
- a CDS encoding AraC family transcriptional regulator gives MFNEKVVFTNPNIPVLARVCSGRLNDFHIHSEIELISILSGSMTIKTESETYKASKGEVLFINSNIPHSTVDVDSDFSGRLVQFRMPSVTNGNLGYLFQYFNNWGTPAYMFSKSDDSKLIAECINKILTEKNTNDIAGEYYITSNMYMILSLLYKKNLFGDTEKLLNNKKEIERLLPVLEYIDSHYHESISIDDLSSILNLNEYYFCRFFKKVMGNTAINYINFVRTYYAKKLLFTDKTILDISMETGFSSVSYFSKIFKKHFQYSPSDYKKIAGRADNLI, from the coding sequence ATGTTTAACGAAAAAGTTGTTTTTACAAACCCAAATATTCCTGTTCTTGCAAGAGTATGTTCAGGCAGATTGAATGATTTTCATATTCATTCGGAAATTGAACTGATAAGTATCCTTTCCGGTTCTATGACAATAAAAACAGAATCAGAAACATATAAGGCATCCAAAGGCGAAGTTCTTTTTATAAACAGCAATATTCCTCACTCAACCGTCGATGTTGACTCTGATTTTTCCGGAAGACTCGTGCAATTCCGTATGCCTTCAGTCACCAATGGAAATCTTGGATATTTATTTCAGTATTTCAACAACTGGGGAACTCCGGCATATATGTTCTCAAAATCAGATGACAGTAAATTAATTGCTGAGTGCATTAATAAAATTTTAACTGAAAAAAACACGAATGATATCGCTGGTGAATACTACATAACATCAAACATGTATATGATACTTTCACTTCTTTATAAAAAAAATCTATTCGGAGATACAGAGAAACTTCTTAACAACAAAAAAGAAATCGAAAGACTTCTCCCTGTACTTGAATATATAGATTCTCATTACCACGAAAGCATTTCAATTGATGACTTAAGCAGTATTCTTAATCTTAATGAATATTATTTTTGTCGTTTTTTCAAAAAAGTTATGGGCAACACAGCAATCAACTACATCAATTTTGTAAGAACATATTATGCAAAAAAACTTTTATTTACAGACAAAACAATACTTGATATATCTATGGAAACCGGTTTTTCATCCGTTTCATATTTCAGTAAAATATTCAAAAAACATTTTCAATATTCACCGTCAGATTATAAAAAGATTGCAGGACGGGCAGATAATTTAATATAA
- the rsmA gene encoding 16S rRNA (adenine(1518)-N(6)/adenine(1519)-N(6))-dimethyltransferase RsmA, protein MENLTDISVIKKICAKYGFKFKKGFGQNFLCDEEIVNNIILNSGINKDTSVIEIGPGFGSLTQSLLKYAKKVTSIEIDSSLIPVLEDLFSSYDNFNLINCDVLKFDLNSIIDDNTVLVANLPYYITTPILTYLLEGRYNLKSITVMVQKEVAKRLVALPGTKDYGAITCLVNYYSDAKIVVDVPKDSFIPAPNVDSAVVKLDILKEPRVNPKSEKNMFKLIKASFNQRRKTFLNGIANSKITSLSKNELENVILSLGYDINLRGETLSVEDFAKISDEIF, encoded by the coding sequence ATGGAAAACTTAACAGATATTTCAGTTATAAAAAAAATATGTGCTAAATACGGGTTCAAATTCAAAAAAGGGTTTGGGCAGAATTTCTTATGCGATGAGGAAATTGTTAATAATATTATATTAAATTCAGGTATTAATAAAGATACCTCAGTTATAGAAATCGGTCCCGGTTTTGGTAGTTTGACACAATCCTTACTAAAATATGCAAAAAAGGTTACATCAATTGAAATAGACTCATCTTTAATACCTGTTTTAGAGGACTTATTCTCTTCTTATGATAATTTTAATCTTATAAACTGTGATGTTTTAAAATTTGATTTAAATTCTATTATTGATGATAATACTGTTTTAGTAGCCAATCTTCCTTATTATATTACAACACCGATTTTAACTTATCTTTTAGAAGGAAGGTATAATTTAAAATCTATTACTGTTATGGTGCAAAAAGAGGTTGCCAAAAGACTTGTTGCCCTTCCGGGAACAAAAGATTATGGTGCTATTACCTGCCTTGTCAATTATTACAGCGATGCTAAAATTGTTGTTGATGTCCCAAAAGATTCATTTATCCCTGCTCCAAATGTTGACTCTGCAGTTGTTAAACTTGATATACTAAAAGAGCCAAGAGTTAATCCAAAAAGTGAAAAAAATATGTTCAAACTAATAAAGGCATCTTTTAATCAAAGAAGAAAAACCTTTTTAAATGGTATAGCAAACAGTAAAATAACCTCGCTTTCAAAAAACGAACTTGAAAATGTCATTTTATCTTTAGGTTATGATATAAATTTAAGAGGCGAAACTTTATCAGTAGAAGATTTTGCAAAAATTTCTGATGAAATTTTTTAA
- the mnmA gene encoding tRNA 2-thiouridine(34) synthase MnmA produces MKKAIIAMSGGVDSSVAAYLIKQSGFDIKGVTLKLHSDKTSDPSCCTEQDIIDAKSICDSLLIPHEVINFTDDFNKKVIDNFVNTYIEGGTPNPCIECNRHIKFKKLLDMAKEENFDYVVTGHYAKVEFDEKSGKFLLKKAVDHSKDQSYVLYSLTQKQLSKILFPLGDMTKEEIRNLAESLNFVNAKKSDSQDICFVKDTGYAEFIEEYTGKKSKPGKFIDLAGNVLGQHKGIINYTIGQRKGLGLSLKEPMFVCEKDIKNNQVILGYQKDLFKDSLVAENVNFIPFEVLNESIRVTAKTRYSQKEEPATITPMEDGKVFVKFDSPQRAITKGQAVVFYDNDIVVGGGTIC; encoded by the coding sequence ATGAAAAAAGCTATTATTGCAATGAGTGGCGGAGTTGACAGTTCAGTTGCCGCATATCTTATAAAGCAGTCAGGATTTGATATTAAAGGAGTTACTTTAAAATTACATTCAGATAAAACCTCAGATCCGTCCTGTTGTACTGAGCAGGATATTATTGATGCCAAAAGCATTTGTGACAGTCTTTTGATACCTCATGAAGTTATAAATTTTACTGACGATTTTAACAAAAAAGTTATTGATAATTTTGTCAACACATATATTGAAGGCGGAACACCTAATCCCTGCATTGAATGTAACCGACATATAAAATTTAAAAAGTTACTTGATATGGCAAAAGAGGAAAATTTTGATTATGTTGTTACAGGGCATTACGCCAAAGTAGAGTTTGATGAAAAATCAGGTAAATTCTTACTTAAAAAAGCAGTTGACCACTCAAAAGACCAAAGTTATGTTCTTTACTCTTTAACCCAAAAGCAATTATCTAAAATTTTATTTCCATTAGGAGATATGACAAAAGAAGAAATAAGAAACTTAGCAGAAAGTCTTAATTTCGTTAATGCAAAAAAATCAGACAGTCAGGATATTTGCTTTGTTAAAGATACAGGTTATGCTGAATTTATTGAAGAATATACAGGCAAAAAAAGCAAACCCGGAAAGTTTATTGATTTAGCAGGAAATGTTTTAGGACAACATAAAGGAATTATAAATTACACCATCGGTCAACGAAAAGGGTTGGGGCTTTCTTTAAAAGAGCCGATGTTTGTATGTGAAAAGGATATAAAGAATAATCAGGTTATTTTAGGGTACCAAAAAGACTTATTTAAAGATAGTCTTGTTGCGGAAAACGTTAACTTTATACCTTTTGAAGTTCTAAATGAAAGCATCAGGGTTACAGCTAAAACAAGATACTCTCAAAAAGAAGAACCTGCCACAATTACACCAATGGAAGACGGAAAAGTTTTTGTTAAATTTGATTCTCCTCAAAGAGCAATAACAAAAGGTCAGGCAGTTGTTTTTTATGATAATGATATTGTAGTAGGCGGAGGTACAATCTGTTAA
- the hydE gene encoding [FeFe] hydrogenase H-cluster radical SAM maturase HydE, protein MTVFEIIDNLYLKSDISHSECVSLLNEYKNDKVREYLFSKSAYITEKIFNKKIYIRGLIEYSNYCKNDCFYCGIRKSNQNLERYRLNKEEILTACKNGYELGFRTFVLQGGEDGYFNDELTCEIISEIRNKYPDCAITLSMGEKSYESYKKFYDSGANRYLLRHESINPLHYSKLHPESLNITSRVRCLKDLKEIGYQVGCGFMVGSPYQTVDNIAEDIIFIKEFKPHMIGIGPFIPHIDTPFKNFECGDYRLCTFIIAILRLINNSALIPATTALNSVNKNGRKEGILAGANVIMPNLSPFDVRDKYNLYNGKLSTGIEGAESLEGLKKELESIGFVISTKRGDYIE, encoded by the coding sequence ATGACAGTTTTTGAAATAATCGATAATTTGTATTTAAAAAGTGATATTTCCCATTCGGAATGTGTATCATTATTAAATGAATATAAAAATGATAAAGTAAGAGAATATTTATTTTCCAAATCCGCTTATATAACTGAGAAAATATTTAATAAAAAAATTTATATAAGAGGCTTAATAGAATATTCAAATTACTGCAAGAATGACTGTTTCTACTGTGGAATAAGAAAAAGCAATCAAAACCTTGAAAGATACAGACTTAATAAAGAAGAAATTCTTACCGCTTGTAAAAACGGATATGAATTAGGTTTTCGTACCTTTGTTCTGCAAGGTGGAGAAGATGGTTATTTTAATGATGAATTAACCTGTGAAATTATATCCGAAATAAGAAACAAATACCCTGATTGTGCCATTACTCTTTCTATGGGCGAAAAAAGTTACGAATCATATAAAAAATTCTACGACTCAGGTGCTAACAGGTATCTTTTAAGGCACGAAAGTATAAATCCTTTACACTATAGTAAACTACACCCTGAGAGCCTTAATATTACCTCAAGAGTCAGATGCCTTAAAGACTTAAAGGAAATAGGCTATCAGGTTGGATGTGGTTTCATGGTTGGCTCTCCGTATCAGACGGTAGACAACATAGCGGAAGACATTATATTCATTAAAGAATTTAAACCGCATATGATTGGCATAGGTCCGTTTATACCTCATATTGATACTCCGTTTAAAAATTTTGAATGTGGAGATTACAGGCTATGCACATTTATTATAGCTATTTTAAGACTTATAAATAACTCTGCTTTAATTCCTGCTACTACTGCTCTCAATTCAGTTAACAAAAACGGAAGAAAAGAAGGCATTTTAGCCGGTGCAAATGTTATAATGCCTAACCTATCTCCTTTTGATGTAAGGGATAAATATAATTTATATAACGGAAAATTAAGTACGGGAATTGAAGGTGCAGAAAGTCTTGAAGGTTTAAAAAAAGAACTTGAAAGCATAGGCTTTGTTATTTCAACTAAACGTGGAGATTATATTGAATGA
- a CDS encoding tRNA threonylcarbamoyladenosine dehydratase, whose amino-acid sequence MEQFFRTEILVGQENMKKINNTRVLVFGVGGVGSYTVMALARSGVSSIDIVDSDTVSVTNINRQIIANLKSVGRKKVEVLKEMLLDINKDIKVNTFDLFVNKDNIDTFDFSSYDFVVDAIDTVSSKILIIEKCNESNTKIISAMGAGNKFDATKFEVTDIYKTSVCPLAKVMRYELKKRGIKKLKVVYSKETPAKPLVNISEDNRRSTPGSMAYVPSVSGLIIAGEIINHITGINKTF is encoded by the coding sequence ATGGAACAATTTTTTCGCACCGAAATTTTAGTAGGTCAAGAAAATATGAAAAAAATTAATAACACGCGTGTTCTTGTTTTCGGTGTAGGCGGAGTAGGATCATATACGGTTATGGCTCTGGCGCGAAGCGGAGTATCTTCTATTGATATTGTTGATTCTGATACTGTGAGTGTTACCAATATTAACAGGCAGATTATAGCAAACTTAAAATCGGTAGGAAGAAAAAAGGTTGAAGTATTAAAAGAAATGCTTCTTGATATAAATAAAGATATAAAAGTAAATACTTTTGATTTATTTGTAAATAAAGATAATATTGATACATTTGATTTTTCTTCTTATGATTTTGTGGTAGATGCCATAGATACTGTAAGTTCAAAAATACTTATCATAGAAAAATGTAACGAATCTAATACAAAAATAATAAGTGCTATGGGAGCAGGTAATAAGTTTGATGCAACAAAGTTTGAAGTGACCGACATATATAAAACTTCCGTTTGTCCTCTTGCAAAAGTTATGCGTTATGAACTTAAAAAAAGAGGTATAAAAAAATTAAAAGTAGTCTATTCAAAAGAAACACCTGCTAAACCTTTGGTTAATATAAGCGAAGATAACAGACGTTCAACACCGGGAAGTATGGCTTACGTTCCTTCAGTTTCAGGGCTTATAATTGCAGGCGAAATAATAAACCATATAACAGGAATAAATAAGACTTTTTAA
- a CDS encoding DUF4358 domain-containing protein gives MKKLLSFLLAVIMMFSFTTYAASDISGHWAESIVQKWIEAGKIKGYEDGSFKPDNNMTRAEFATVLASAIDMNVAEYSEHEFSDVNSQDWFYENVKKLVTLNVVAPGENFNPQSLITRQDVFTMAGRAFYTLSQNYDVLSNFSDKDMISDYAKDYVAGLVEAGNISGYEDGTLKPLSLITRAECVKILDGFNIVKDAYSLEGIMDRIYDGVTEALPNTMQMEITKENSEYYLGIPNMEFEEAIASEPMMGSVAHSICLVKVKEGTDIETLKTEIKEKVDPRKWICVGVEREDVIVTSKGNFILLVIDQIAPKQFQESFLKLELERKN, from the coding sequence ATGAAAAAATTATTATCTTTTTTACTTGCTGTTATTATGATGTTTAGTTTTACTACATATGCTGCAAGTGATATTTCAGGCCATTGGGCAGAAAGTATAGTTCAAAAATGGATAGAAGCAGGGAAAATTAAAGGTTATGAAGACGGAAGTTTTAAACCTGACAATAATATGACACGTGCTGAATTTGCAACTGTTTTGGCATCTGCAATAGATATGAATGTTGCAGAATACAGTGAACACGAATTTTCAGATGTTAACAGCCAGGACTGGTTTTATGAAAATGTAAAAAAACTTGTTACTCTTAACGTTGTTGCTCCCGGCGAAAACTTTAATCCTCAAAGTCTTATTACAAGACAGGATGTATTCACAATGGCAGGAAGAGCGTTTTATACATTATCTCAAAACTATGATGTTTTAAGTAATTTTTCCGATAAAGATATGATTTCCGATTACGCAAAAGATTATGTTGCAGGGCTTGTTGAAGCAGGCAATATTTCAGGGTATGAAGATGGAACTTTAAAACCACTATCACTTATAACAAGAGCAGAATGTGTTAAAATATTAGATGGTTTTAATATTGTAAAAGACGCTTATTCACTTGAAGGAATAATGGATAGAATTTATGATGGTGTTACTGAAGCACTTCCTAATACAATGCAGATGGAAATAACAAAGGAAAACAGTGAATACTATCTTGGAATTCCGAATATGGAATTTGAAGAAGCAATTGCATCAGAACCTATGATGGGAAGTGTTGCTCATTCAATTTGTCTTGTTAAAGTTAAAGAAGGAACTGATATAGAAACATTAAAAACTGAAATTAAAGAAAAAGTTGATCCTAGAAAATGGATATGCGTAGGCGTTGAAAGGGAAGATGTTATCGTTACTTCTAAAGGCAATTTTATTCTTCTTGTAATTGACCAGATTGCACCAAAACAGTTTCAAGAAAGTTTCTTGAAATTAGAGTTAGAAAGAAAAAACTAA